TGGTGCCAATTCACACAAAACGAAAGTTTTGGGAGATGAGAGAACGGGTACTTATATTAAATTAAAGTTGCCCTTCTGCTCATAACAACGAGCAGGAGGGCTTTTATTATGGTAAACAGGAGTGTCTTGCAAATGATTGAGTTGAAGAACCTGACGAAGCGGTTTCAGACGGATAAAGGCGTTCTCACCGCTGTGGATGATGTCAGTCTGTCCATTTCAAAAGGAGAGATATTCGGCATCATCGGATATAGCGGCGCCGGAAAAAGCACGTTGATCCGGCTGCTCAATGGGCTTGAAAAACCCACTGCCGGTTCGGTGGATATCCAGAATAGAAAGATTTCAGCAATCCGGGGAGTTGAATTGCGGAAAGCGCGCCAGAAAGTCAGCATGATTTTTCAGCACTTTAACTTGCTGTGGTCACGCACTGTTAAAGAGAATATTGAGTTCCCCCTTGAAATCGCAGGTGTATCCAAGACTGAGCGCAATGCCCGGGCATTGGAATTGATAGAACTGGTGGGCCTGACCGGCCGGGAGAATGCCTATCCGTCCCAGCTTTCTGGCGGTCAGAAGCAGCGTGTGGGCATTGCCCGCGCGCTCGCAAATGATCCGGAGGTATTGCTGTGTGATGAAGCGACTTCTGCCCTGGATCCACAGACAACCGACTCCATCCTCGATCTGCTTGTAAGCATTAATGAACGGTTGGGCCTGACCATTGTGCTGATCACCCATGAAATGCACGTAATCCGGAAGATCTGTCACCGGGTGGCGGTCATGGAAGCCGGTAAAGTGGTTGAACTTGGAGATGTGCTGAGTATTTTTCAAATGCCGCGTGAACAGATCACCAAGCGATTTGTCGCGCAAGTGACGGAAGCGGAAGATGCAAGTGAAACCATCCGCCATCTTCGGGAAATTTATCCGGCCGGCGAACTGGTCAAGCTCGGATTCATCGGCGATCAGACAGAACAGCCGGTTCTGACAGAACTGATCCGGAAGTTTCCTATTGAAGTCAACATCGTGCAGGGGAATATTTCCCGTACGCAACGCGGAGCTTACGGAACGCTTATGTTGCAGCTGAAGGGTTCTGAAGAGGAGATCCGGGCAGCGATTGCGTTTCTGGAAGACCGGAACGTCCGGACGGAGGTGATGACGGGTGTTTGAAACATTTTTACCAAACGTGGATTGGGCAGATATGTGGGAAGCAACGGTTGAAACACTCTACATGACGGCCATGGCCACATTTTTCACATTTGTGTTCGGTTTACTGCTGGGTATTCTGCTGTTCCTGACAAGCCCACACCAAGTATGGGCTAATAATATTGTGAACTGGTTGACAGGCGCGTTCGTCAATATCTTCCGGTCGATTCCATTCATTATCCTGATTATTCTGCTGATTCCGTTTACGCAGATTCTTATTGGAACGATTCGCGGACCTAATGCAGCTTTGCCTGCATTAATCATTGGTGCTGCGCCATTCTATGCCCGAATGGTACTGATTGCTCTCCGGGAAATCGACAGAGGAGTGATCGAGGCCTCCCGGTCGATGGGTGCGACAACGGGGACCATTATCCGGAAAGTGCTGCTTCCGGAATCGATGCCGGCTCTCGTATCCGGAATTACTGTAACGGCCATTGCGTTGGTCGGGTATACAGCAATGGCTGGCGTCATCGGTGCCGGCGGCCTTGGAACTTTGGCCTTTCTCGATGGATTCCAACGAAGCCGGGAAGATGTTACGTTGACAGCTACCGTGCTGATTCTGATTATTGTATTTATCATCCAGTATATCGGGGATTTTACTGCGTCCCGCTTAGACAAACGCTAGTTTCGGATTTGATCCGTTATTATAGACTATAAAAGAAAAAACAAAAGGAGAGTTACTAACTTATGAAGAAATTTGTAGCAGGAACTGTATTGAGCGGACTGGCATTGGCCGGCTGCGGAGCAACCGGAGCAGATGAAGAGACGGAAGTGCTGACAGTAGGCGCGTCAAACGTCCCACATGCGCTCATCCTTGAAGAAGCGGCACCGCTTCTGGAAGAACAGGGCATTGACTTGGAAATTGAAACGTATCAGGATTACATTTTGCCAAACCAGGATCTCGATTCCGGTGAAATAGATGCAAACTATTTTCAGCATGTTCCATATCTGGAATCACAGATAGAAGACTTCGGATATGAATTCGCCAACGCTGGCGGCATCCATATCGAGCCGATCGGCGTCTACTCACAGGAATATGATTCACTTGATGAGTTGCCTGATGGGGCGACAATCCTGATGAGCAATTCAGTTGCCGATCATGGCCGCATTTTAGCAATGCTGGAAGCGCAAGGCTTGATTACATTGGCGGAAGACGTTGAAAAAACGGAAGCTGAAGTAAGTGATATCGTGGAAAATCCGAAGAATCTGGTCTTTGATGCTGATTATGAAGCGGCACTTCTCGTGCAATTATATGAGGCCGGCGAAGGTGATGCTGTTCTCATCAACTCTAATTATGCGATCGATGCGGGATTGAACCCGATGGAAGATGCCATTGCACTTGAAGATTCCGATTCGCCTTATGCAAATATCATTGCCACACAAGCTGGAGACGAGAATAGCGAAAATATCCAGGCACTTGTGGACGTGCTGAAATCTGATGAGATTCAGGACTTCATTATCGAAGAATGGGGCGGCGCTGTCGTGCCGGTTGAATAATTGTAAAACAGAAACGGGGCTGCCCCGAAAGGTCATGAATTGAGACTTTTCGGGCGGCCTTTTTTGATTAAATTGTTAATTCTTTCAATTTTGTGAATGCTGTACTGTTGGATTTTCCTGTGATAATATGGATATGATGTAACAATATCGTACGAAGGGGGGATTTTGCATGAAAAAACTATTAGCAGTAGGCGTCGCAGCTTCATTAGTACTTGGTGCATGTGCTGAAGAAGAACCGACGGAAGAACTAACGGAAGAAGAAGTGGAAGAAACGACTGATCAGGTGGTCGAAGAAGAGACCGCTGAAGAAGAAGTCGTGGAAGAAGAAGCGACGGAAGAGGAAGTTGTAGAGGAAGAGGCAGCTGGAGAAGATGTAGCTCCTGAACTCGTCACTTTCTATCTAAATGTATCCCAGACAATCAATGCTGCTGATGCAGACTTGAATGCATTTGAAGCAGCCGCTGCCGATCCGGAAGTGCCGGCTGAAGAAGTGGAAGCTCTAAGAGAAGCGGCGATCGCTTCAGCTGACGCTGCAGCTGCAGCAGTGGAGGGTATTGAAATCCCTGAGACGCTTTCTGCAGAACAGGCAGAACTTGAGGAAGCTTTAACAGCTGTCCAAGAAGCATACGTTATGAAGTCCGAAGCTCTGACAGCAGGAGAAACAACATTTGAAGAAGCAAACGCTCGCTTTACTGAAGCGGATGAAATCTTCAATAGCGTTCTTGAAGAATACGGTCTTGCAGCATCCAGCCTTTTAAATGAAGTAAGCGGCTGATCACAGGAAGCCTGACTTTTGTCAGGCTTTTTTTAATTGTGCTTAGCAGCAATGCTGGCAGCAAGTTAGGTAAAAAGGTTTAAATTGCCGTAGACATGTGTAATCGGCAAAAAATAAGGGTATACTTATAAATGAAAGATTCACATTATTTAACCAGATTGAAAGGGATGATTCATTATTAGTTCTTCACAGTTTGAACGCACTGAGAAGATGGAACAGGCATTCAGAAGCAAGCACGGATTTGGGATGGATGAGTATCAGAAAAATCCTGAACTGATCATTGAAGTTGAAAAAAAGCGGGAGCAGGATTATGCCCAAGAACAGCGAATCGTCTCTAATTTAGAACGACAAGTTCACCGTGATGATATCGGATAAACATTTATAAGGAGTCAGTGCCTACAGGCACTGACTCCTTATTGGCATTCATTCTCAATTGGTTAAAATGAATGAAAAGTAAATCTTCTTTTTCAAAACAGGGAAAGTTAAATAAAACAGCGGGAAATCTTTACTTTTGCAAGAATTTCCGCTGTTTTTCTATTTGTCTCAAAGATTTGCTACTGACGGGTATTTCAGTTAAAATTAGAATGATACTAATTTAGAATGGTTTTTCCGTTCAACATACAATTAATGGAGGTATAAATATGTCAACTTTGGTTATCAAGGACCTGCACGTTGAGATTGAAGGCAAAGAGATTTTGAAAGGTGTAAACCTTACGATAAATACAGATGAAATTCATGCAATTATGGGTCCGAACGGGACAGGGAAATCCACACTCGCTTCAGCGGTCATGGGGCATCCGAAGTATGAAGTCACTTCGGGCTCTGTAACAATCGACGGTGAAGATGTACTTGAAATGGAAGTTGACGAGCGGGCGCAGGCTGGCCTTTTCCTTGCAATGCAATATCCGAGTGAAATCACAGGCGTAACCAATGCGGATTTCCTTCGCTCTGCCATCAACTCACGCAGAGAAGAAGGCGATGAAATTCCGCTTATGAAGTTCATCCGTGAACTGGATAATAAAATGGACATGCTTGAGATGGACCAGGAAATGGCACAGCGTTACCTCAACGAAGGATTCTCCGGCGGTGAAAAAAAACGCAACGAAATTCTTCAGCTCATGATGATTCAGCCGAAGTTTGCCATTCTTGATGAAATTGACTCCGGTCTCGATATCGATGCGCTGAAAGTCGTCTCCAAAGGCATAAATGAAATGCGCAGTGAGAATTTCGGCTGCCTGATCATTACGCATTACCAGCGTCTCCTGAATTACATCACACCGGATCACGTGCATGTCATGATGCAGGGACGCGTCGTGAAATCAGGCGGTCCCGAACTCGCGCATAAGCTCGAAAGTGAAGGGTACGACTGGATCAAAGAAGAACTTGGAATCGAAGACGAAACAGTAGGCCAAGCATAGTCGGAGGGGAGAGACGAATGGTGACGGTTGATACGAATGTAAATATGACCGAGCAGGAAGTACGTTCTTTCTCGGCTTCAAATAATGAACCGGAATGGTTCACGGAATTGCGTGCAGCGGCCTTCAGAAACTCGGAGCAGCTGCCGCTTCCAAAACCGGATAAAACAAAGATTGCCAATTGGAATTTTACAGACTTCCCGGTCCATAATACGGAAAGTGCGAAATTCAGCACATTGGAAGAACTGCCGGAAGAAGTTAAAGCGCTCGTTGGAACAGACCAGGAAAATGTCTATATCCAGCGGAATAACACACCTGCTTACACAGGGCTGTCCGAAGATCTGAAATCACAAGGAGTTGTGCTGACAGATATTTTCACGGCTGTCCGAGAGCATGGCGACTTGGTGCGCAAGTATTTTATGACAGAGGGCGTAAAACCCGATGAGCATAAATTGACTGCGTTACATGCAGCGTTGCTGAATGGCGGCGTGTTCCTGTACGTGCCAAAGAATGTTGTCGTCGAAGAACCGGTTCAAGTGATCTTTGTGCATGACGATGTGGATGCATCGCTGTTCAATCATGTGCTGATTGTTGCGGATACGAGCAGTCAGGTGACTTATGTGGAAAATTATATTTCCACTATTCCTCAGGCGAACGGTCTCGCGAACATCGTATCGGAAGTCATTGCAGAAGACAATGCGAAAATCACATACGGTGCTGTGGAGGTTCTGGCAGAAGGTTTCACATCTTACGTCAATCGCCGCGGGCTTGCGAAGCGTGATTCAAGCATCGAATGGGCGCTTGGGCTGATGAGTGACAGCAACACCATCTCTGAAAACACGACACTTCTAAAAGGTGATAATTCAGTTGGAGACACGAAGACAGTTGTTGTCGGGCGTGGTACACAAAAGCAGAATTTCACTACACAAGTCATCCACTGGGGCAAAAATTCCGATGGTCAGATTCTGAAACATGGTGTCATGAAGGATTCTTCATCTTCCATTTTCAACGGAATCGGTAAAATCGAGCATGGTGCGACAAAAGCAAATGCTGAACAGGAATCCCGTGTTTTGATGCTGAGCGAACGGGCACGAGGAGATGCGAATCCGATCCTTCTCATCGATGAAGATGATGTGACGGCCGGACACGCAGCTTCAGTCGGACGTGTGGATCCGCTCCAGCTTTACTATCTTATGAGCCGCGGGATCTCAAAGCAGGAAGCAGAACGCCTCGTCATCCATGGTTTCTTGGCGCCGGTCGTGAATGCAATGCCGATCGACAGCGTTAAAAGGCAGCTGACGGAGGTCATTGAAAGGAAAGTCCGCTAATGATTAACCCAGAAATCAAACGTTATTTTCCGATCCTGAACCAGGAGATCAATGGCCATCCGCTTGTGTACTTGGACAGTGCGGCTACATCTCAGAAACCGGTCCAAGTCATTGAAGCGCTGAAAAACTATTACGAATTGGACAACTCGAACGTACACCGGGGCGTTCATACGCTCGGCAACCGGGCAACTGAAAGCTACGAGGGTGCCCGCGAGAAAGTCCGCAAGTTCATCAACGCAGCATCGACACAGGAAATTGTATTTACACGCGGAACGACAACAACACTCAATACAATTGCTGCCAGCTACGGACGTGCTAACGTACAAGAAGGTGATGAAATCATCATTACGTATGTGGAGCACCATTCAAACATCATTCCATGGCAGCAATTGGCGAAAGAACGCGGTGCCGTATTAAAATATATTGACCTTGAAGAAGATGGCACGATCTCGCTTGAGCGAGTTCGGTCAGCTGTCACAGGTAATACGAAGATCGTTTCGATGATGTACGTTTCAAACGTGCTGGGCACAATGAATCCGATCAAAGAAGTAACAAAGATCGCCCATGAAAATGGTGCGGTGATGGTCGTCGACGGTGCCCAGGCGGCTCCGCACATGAAAGTGGACGTACAAGATCTGGATTGCGATTTCTTCGCTTTCTCGGGACATAAAATGTGCGGACCGACCGGTATCGGTGTCTTGTACGGCAAGAAAGATTTACTGAATGCCATGGAACCGATTGAATTTGGCGGAGAAATGATTGATTTTGTGGGGTTGTATGACTCCACATGGAAAGAACTGCCGTGGAAGTTTGAAGGTGGAACACCAATCATTGCCGGCGCTGTCGGCCTTGGCGCTGCCATCGACTTTTTGAACGAAATCGGTCTCGATGAAATCGAAAAGCATGAACATGAATTGGCAGCTTATGCAATGGAACGGCTCAGTGAAATTGACGGACTCTCGATATATGGTCCTGCTGATCCCGGCAAACGGGCCGGCATTGTGACATTCAACATTAATGATGTGCATCCGCACGATGTAGCTACTGTTCTGGATATGAATGGAATCGCAGTCCGGGCCGGCCACCATTGTGCTCAACCGCTCATGAAATGGCTCGAAGTTACTGCAACAGCACGCGCAAGTTTTTACATGTATAATGATAAGTCGGACATCGACCGGCTGACAGAAGGCTTGCGTACAGCAAAGGAGTATTTCAGCGATGTCTTTTAAGAATCTGGATCAGCTGTATCGCAGTGTTATCATGGATCATTATAAAACCCCGCGCAATAAAGGGGTCATCAATGATGGGGGCATCTCGATTGAGATGAATAATCCCACATGCGGTGACCGCATTCAGCTCTCCATGCAAGTGGAGGATGGTGTGGTGAAAGAAGCGAAGTTTGACGGAGAAGGCTGTTCGATCTCCATGGCTTCCGCTTCCATGATGACACAAGCAGTCAAAGGCAAAGAAGTAGACGAAGCCCTCAAATTATCCGAAATTTTTTCGGATATGATGCTAGGCAAAGAGTACGATGATTCAATCGATCTCGGTGACATCGAGGCGCTGTCCGGCGTATCGCAATTCCCAGCCCGTATCAAATGTGCAACGCTGGCTTGGAAAGCAATGGAACAAGGCGTCGAGAAGTCTTAATAATAGAATGGGGGAACGATCATGGCGAAGAAAATGCCGGAAATCGGTGATTACAAATACGGTTTCCATGATAAAGATGTTTCAATTTTCCGTTCAGCCCGTGGACTGACGAAAGAAATCGTTGAAGAAATTTCCCGGATGAAATCAGAACCGGAATGGATGCTCAATTCCCGCCTGAAAGCACTGGAATTGTTTTATTCCATGCCGATGCCGCAATGGGGCGGAGATCTTGGCGGTCTGAATTTTGATGAAATCACATATTACGTGAAACCATCGGAACAGACTGAGACTTCATGGGATGAAGTGCCGGAAGAAATCAAGCGGACATTTGATAAACTGGGCATTCCGGAAGCCGAACAGAAGTACTTGGCTGGTGTGTCTGCGCAATATGAATCAGAAGTGGTTTATCACAATATGAAAGCGGACCTTGAGGATATGGGTATTGTCTTCAAGGATACGGATACAGCACTTCGCGAGAATGAAGACTTGTTCAAGCAGTATTGGGGAACAGTTATCCCGGCTGCTGATAATAAATTTGCTGCACTCAATACAGCTGTCTGGTCGGGTGGATCGTTCATCTATGTACCGCCGGGTGTGAAAGTGGATACGCCGCTGCAGGCTTATTTCCGCATCAACTCGGAGAATATGGGGCAGTTCGAGCGTACGCTCATTATTGTTGACGAAGGCGCTAGTGTTCATTACGTCGAAGGTTGTACAGCACCTGTATATACAACAAACTCGCTTCATAGTGCGGTTGTTGAAATAATCATTAAGAAAGACGCCTACTGCCGTTACACAACAATTCAGAACTGGGCGAACAACGTCTATAACCTCGTGACAAAGCGTGCGACATGCGATGCCAACGCTACGATGGAATGGATTGACGGCAATATCGGATCCAAGCTGACGATGAAATATCCGGCTGTTTTCCTGAAAGGGGAAGGTGCACGCGGTATGACATTGTCCATCGCGATTGCCGGTAAAGGCCAGCACCAGGATGCTGGAGCTAAAATGGTCCACCTGGCACCGAACACGTCGTCAACGATCGTTTCGAAGTCCATTTCGAAACAGGGTGGTAAAGTTTCGTATCGGGGGATTGTGCATTTCGGCCGCAAAGCGGACGGAGCGCGTTCAAACATCGAATGTGATACATTGATCATGGACAATCAGTCGACTTCCGACACGATTCCATACAATGAAATCCTGAACGATAACGTATCGCTGGAGCATGAAGCGAAAGTTTCCAAAGTCTCTGAAGAACAGCTCTTCTATCTGATGAGCCGCGGTATTTCTGAGCAGGAAGCGACAGAAATGATCGTCATGGGCTTCATCGAGCCGTTCACAAAAGAACTGCCAATGGAATATGCAGTTGAAATGAACCGTCTCATCAAGTTCGAGATGGAAGGATCCATCGGTTAATTGAAGGACCGACCCGGCCGAGTGCCGGGTTTTTTTTGTGCCAAAAAGGGGGAAATACTACCAATGGGACACAGCGGAAGAGACGTTCACGGAATCTGCCGAAGTTCCAATACTTTATGATAAAATGAATCTGACACAGGAGGCGGAAAAATGCTCTATACAGGACTTACCGGATGGGGAGACCATCCGATCGTATATGATCCGGAATCCAAAAAGACGGACAAATTAAAGGATTACAGTACTCATTTTCCGATTGTGGAGCTGGACTCTTCGTTTTATGCCGTCCAGCCTGAACGGAATATCCGCAAGTGGATTTCAGAGACTCCGGATAATTTTCAATTTGTTGTAAAAGCGTACCAGGGAATGACGGGCCATCAGCGCGGGAAAATTCCTTTTGATTCGCGCGAGGAGATGTTCGAGGCATTCCGTTTATCCATGGGTCCCTTGAAAGAAGAAGGGAAACTTGGCATGATTCTGATGCAGTATCCGCCGTGGTTTGATTGCAAAAAGGAAAATGTGGCGGAAATCCGGGATGCGGCAGAAAAGCTCCAAGGCTTTGATGTGGCCGTCGAATTTCGCAACCAGACATGGTATTCGCC
Above is a genomic segment from Planococcus lenghuensis containing:
- a CDS encoding methionine ABC transporter ATP-binding protein, with translation MIELKNLTKRFQTDKGVLTAVDDVSLSISKGEIFGIIGYSGAGKSTLIRLLNGLEKPTAGSVDIQNRKISAIRGVELRKARQKVSMIFQHFNLLWSRTVKENIEFPLEIAGVSKTERNARALELIELVGLTGRENAYPSQLSGGQKQRVGIARALANDPEVLLCDEATSALDPQTTDSILDLLVSINERLGLTIVLITHEMHVIRKICHRVAVMEAGKVVELGDVLSIFQMPREQITKRFVAQVTEAEDASETIRHLREIYPAGELVKLGFIGDQTEQPVLTELIRKFPIEVNIVQGNISRTQRGAYGTLMLQLKGSEEEIRAAIAFLEDRNVRTEVMTGV
- the sufD gene encoding Fe-S cluster assembly protein SufD; the protein is MTVDTNVNMTEQEVRSFSASNNEPEWFTELRAAAFRNSEQLPLPKPDKTKIANWNFTDFPVHNTESAKFSTLEELPEEVKALVGTDQENVYIQRNNTPAYTGLSEDLKSQGVVLTDIFTAVREHGDLVRKYFMTEGVKPDEHKLTALHAALLNGGVFLYVPKNVVVEEPVQVIFVHDDVDASLFNHVLIVADTSSQVTYVENYISTIPQANGLANIVSEVIAEDNAKITYGAVEVLAEGFTSYVNRRGLAKRDSSIEWALGLMSDSNTISENTTLLKGDNSVGDTKTVVVGRGTQKQNFTTQVIHWGKNSDGQILKHGVMKDSSSSIFNGIGKIEHGATKANAEQESRVLMLSERARGDANPILLIDEDDVTAGHAASVGRVDPLQLYYLMSRGISKQEAERLVIHGFLAPVVNAMPIDSVKRQLTEVIERKVR
- the sufU gene encoding Fe-S cluster assembly sulfur transfer protein SufU, whose product is MSFKNLDQLYRSVIMDHYKTPRNKGVINDGGISIEMNNPTCGDRIQLSMQVEDGVVKEAKFDGEGCSISMASASMMTQAVKGKEVDEALKLSEIFSDMMLGKEYDDSIDLGDIEALSGVSQFPARIKCATLAWKAMEQGVEKS
- a CDS encoding cysteine desulfurase, producing MINPEIKRYFPILNQEINGHPLVYLDSAATSQKPVQVIEALKNYYELDNSNVHRGVHTLGNRATESYEGAREKVRKFINAASTQEIVFTRGTTTTLNTIAASYGRANVQEGDEIIITYVEHHSNIIPWQQLAKERGAVLKYIDLEEDGTISLERVRSAVTGNTKIVSMMYVSNVLGTMNPIKEVTKIAHENGAVMVVDGAQAAPHMKVDVQDLDCDFFAFSGHKMCGPTGIGVLYGKKDLLNAMEPIEFGGEMIDFVGLYDSTWKELPWKFEGGTPIIAGAVGLGAAIDFLNEIGLDEIEKHEHELAAYAMERLSEIDGLSIYGPADPGKRAGIVTFNINDVHPHDVATVLDMNGIAVRAGHHCAQPLMKWLEVTATARASFYMYNDKSDIDRLTEGLRTAKEYFSDVF
- a CDS encoding methionine ABC transporter permease, coding for MFETFLPNVDWADMWEATVETLYMTAMATFFTFVFGLLLGILLFLTSPHQVWANNIVNWLTGAFVNIFRSIPFIILIILLIPFTQILIGTIRGPNAALPALIIGAAPFYARMVLIALREIDRGVIEASRSMGATTGTIIRKVLLPESMPALVSGITVTAIALVGYTAMAGVIGAGGLGTLAFLDGFQRSREDVTLTATVLILIIVFIIQYIGDFTASRLDKR
- a CDS encoding MetQ/NlpA family ABC transporter substrate-binding protein, producing the protein MKKFVAGTVLSGLALAGCGATGADEETEVLTVGASNVPHALILEEAAPLLEEQGIDLEIETYQDYILPNQDLDSGEIDANYFQHVPYLESQIEDFGYEFANAGGIHIEPIGVYSQEYDSLDELPDGATILMSNSVADHGRILAMLEAQGLITLAEDVEKTEAEVSDIVENPKNLVFDADYEAALLVQLYEAGEGDAVLINSNYAIDAGLNPMEDAIALEDSDSPYANIIATQAGDENSENIQALVDVLKSDEIQDFIIEEWGGAVVPVE
- the sufB gene encoding Fe-S cluster assembly protein SufB — translated: MAKKMPEIGDYKYGFHDKDVSIFRSARGLTKEIVEEISRMKSEPEWMLNSRLKALELFYSMPMPQWGGDLGGLNFDEITYYVKPSEQTETSWDEVPEEIKRTFDKLGIPEAEQKYLAGVSAQYESEVVYHNMKADLEDMGIVFKDTDTALRENEDLFKQYWGTVIPAADNKFAALNTAVWSGGSFIYVPPGVKVDTPLQAYFRINSENMGQFERTLIIVDEGASVHYVEGCTAPVYTTNSLHSAVVEIIIKKDAYCRYTTIQNWANNVYNLVTKRATCDANATMEWIDGNIGSKLTMKYPAVFLKGEGARGMTLSIAIAGKGQHQDAGAKMVHLAPNTSSTIVSKSISKQGGKVSYRGIVHFGRKADGARSNIECDTLIMDNQSTSDTIPYNEILNDNVSLEHEAKVSKVSEEQLFYLMSRGISEQEATEMIVMGFIEPFTKELPMEYAVEMNRLIKFEMEGSIG
- a CDS encoding DUF72 domain-containing protein — protein: MLYTGLTGWGDHPIVYDPESKKTDKLKDYSTHFPIVELDSSFYAVQPERNIRKWISETPDNFQFVVKAYQGMTGHQRGKIPFDSREEMFEAFRLSMGPLKEEGKLGMILMQYPPWFDCKKENVAEIRDAAEKLQGFDVAVEFRNQTWYSPEFREKTIAFLKENRLIHSVCDEPQAGEGSIPFVPVSTREDKVLVRLHGRNTAGWKNTGGDGDKWRKIRYLYDYSEEELKWLSRKVKQLEEETKSVYLIFNNNSAGNAAPNAKQFQQLHGLEPNGLAPKQLGLFEGDD
- the sufC gene encoding Fe-S cluster assembly ATPase SufC codes for the protein MNMSTLVIKDLHVEIEGKEILKGVNLTINTDEIHAIMGPNGTGKSTLASAVMGHPKYEVTSGSVTIDGEDVLEMEVDERAQAGLFLAMQYPSEITGVTNADFLRSAINSRREEGDEIPLMKFIRELDNKMDMLEMDQEMAQRYLNEGFSGGEKKRNEILQLMMIQPKFAILDEIDSGLDIDALKVVSKGINEMRSENFGCLIITHYQRLLNYITPDHVHVMMQGRVVKSGGPELAHKLESEGYDWIKEELGIEDETVGQA